One Paenibacillus sp. FSL H7-0737 DNA segment encodes these proteins:
- a CDS encoding amidohydrolase, which translates to MNILNEVDQALANQLIDVRRNLHREPELAYEEFKTTEKLREWLTHANIHILDLPLQTGLIAEIGQGNGPVVAIRCDIDALPIEEQTGLPFASEIPGKMHACGHDFHTATILGAALLLKARESELPGKVRVLFQPAEETGHGAESVLASGGLKGVDAIFGLHNSPDLPTGAFGTRTEALTAGVDRFEITIKGVGAHAAYPEKGVDSIVTAAQIITSLQTIVSRQNSTTEPVVLSVTRINGGFTWNVLPEKVELEGTVRTYNEENRHQIPVQMTRIIEGIAAAAGAEAKLHWYPGPPATINHGEWADFTKEVASDAGYIVHDIPPQMGGEDFSFYLQQIPGAFVNIGSGPAYALHHPRFDVDEAAILPAAKYFALLAEQALVKLQVKA; encoded by the coding sequence ATGAATATACTTAATGAGGTTGATCAAGCATTAGCGAATCAATTAATTGATGTTCGTAGAAACCTACATAGAGAGCCTGAATTAGCTTATGAAGAATTTAAGACCACAGAGAAATTACGGGAATGGCTGACCCATGCCAATATTCATATTCTAGACCTTCCTTTACAAACCGGACTTATCGCAGAGATCGGACAAGGTAATGGACCTGTTGTAGCTATTCGCTGTGATATTGATGCACTTCCGATAGAGGAACAGACTGGATTACCTTTTGCTTCTGAGATTCCTGGAAAAATGCATGCTTGTGGGCACGATTTTCACACGGCTACGATTCTAGGAGCTGCCTTATTGTTAAAGGCACGTGAAAGTGAATTGCCTGGCAAGGTTAGAGTATTGTTCCAACCAGCAGAAGAAACAGGGCATGGAGCGGAGAGTGTCTTAGCATCAGGAGGACTCAAGGGTGTTGACGCTATATTCGGTTTACATAATTCTCCAGACCTGCCTACAGGAGCTTTTGGAACAAGAACAGAAGCTTTAACAGCAGGTGTTGATCGGTTTGAAATTACGATTAAAGGTGTCGGCGCTCATGCTGCTTATCCTGAAAAAGGTGTGGATTCCATTGTCACTGCGGCTCAGATCATTACCTCGCTACAAACCATCGTAAGCCGCCAAAACAGTACTACAGAACCGGTGGTGTTAAGTGTCACCAGAATTAATGGGGGCTTCACATGGAATGTCCTGCCGGAAAAAGTGGAATTAGAAGGTACGGTGCGAACTTACAATGAAGAGAACCGTCACCAAATTCCAGTCCAAATGACTCGAATTATTGAAGGGATTGCTGCAGCTGCTGGGGCAGAGGCTAAACTACATTGGTATCCAGGACCACCAGCAACGATTAATCATGGCGAATGGGCTGACTTTACCAAAGAGGTCGCTTCAGATGCCGGATATATAGTACATGATATCCCTCCGCAAATGGGAGGAGAAGATTTCTCTTTTTATTTACAACAGATACCAGGTGCTTTTGTAAATATAGGATCAGGTCCAGCCTATGCTTTACATCACCCTCGGTTCGATGTGGATGAAGCTGCGATCTTACCCGCTGCGAAGTACTTCGCTTTATTGGCAGAACAAGCGCTGGTGAAGCTACAAGTCAAAGCTTAA
- a CDS encoding GntR family transcriptional regulator: MAIRSRRLSKDNTYDALKQKIIDSELEPNQPVHEENLAALLGVSRTPLREAIQRLENEDFLIRQPNGRLRVASVTLKEVEEIFQIRSMLEGYIARNAAKHATENDIVNLTTMITKMKHSFQLGDNQNFVTYGFEFHDYLSEISELKTFEKVLNQLRDHSLRYCRFVSMHGDWNTQADEEHDLILQMIADHNEDGAEKAMRDHILSSLATALDRIKGIEEKLEA, encoded by the coding sequence ATGGCGATACGATCACGGAGGTTGTCAAAGGATAATACCTATGATGCATTAAAACAAAAAATTATTGATAGTGAATTAGAGCCGAATCAGCCTGTACATGAAGAAAATTTGGCAGCGTTACTAGGGGTTAGTCGTACTCCACTAAGAGAGGCGATACAGAGATTGGAGAACGAGGATTTTCTCATTCGACAGCCAAATGGAAGACTTCGGGTGGCTTCTGTGACACTCAAAGAGGTTGAAGAAATATTCCAAATTCGCAGCATGCTTGAAGGCTATATCGCAAGAAATGCAGCTAAGCATGCTACAGAGAACGATATTGTTAATTTAACGACGATGATTACAAAAATGAAACACTCCTTCCAACTTGGCGACAATCAGAATTTTGTAACCTATGGATTTGAGTTCCATGATTATTTATCAGAAATCAGCGAACTAAAAACATTCGAGAAAGTTCTGAATCAATTAAGAGATCATTCCCTTCGCTATTGTAGATTCGTCTCCATGCATGGAGATTGGAATACACAGGCGGATGAAGAACATGATCTTATCTTGCAAATGATCGCTGACCACAATGAAGATGGCGCTGAAAAAGCAATGCGAGATCATATTTTAAGCAGTCTAGCTACTGCACTTGACCGGATTAAAGGTATTGAAGAAAAGTTGGAAGCATAA
- a CDS encoding sodium-dependent transporter: protein MNQFKGEKNLLSEKKERFSSAGFIFAAIGSSVGLGNMWKFPYITGENGGAAFFLLFIVCLVLIGLPVLLAELAIGRSGRGSAATAFVRAGGGKNWMAVGFLQVLAPFLILSFYIIVAGWTLNYAMIAFNGQLFSSSNYAGEFSSFISGPMPIVWQGIAILITAGVVILGVSGGIEKFNKVLIPGLVVLLIVLMIRAVTLPGANEGVAFFLKPDFSVLTAESALVALGHAFFSLSLGMGILLTYGSYVDKKQSLGTAALAVGAGDLLYAFIAGLIIFPTTFSFGIAPDQGPSLIFIALPAAFSAMPFGAFFGGLFFILLAIAALTSAVSLLEVPVSFAMERWNWSRKRSVWILSLVCFLLSIPSAMSLGMVPELSFGGKALFDWVDFVTSNIMLPLGGLLVTIFAGYFWKGAAEAAGLKAGWFRVWLFMLRYVAPILVFLVLLHTSGIIKF from the coding sequence ATGAATCAATTTAAAGGTGAAAAAAATCTTCTCTCAGAGAAGAAGGAGCGTTTCTCTTCCGCCGGCTTTATTTTCGCAGCGATTGGGAGCTCAGTAGGACTGGGGAATATGTGGAAATTTCCGTATATCACTGGGGAAAATGGGGGAGCGGCTTTCTTCCTTCTTTTCATTGTATGTTTAGTGTTGATCGGTTTACCCGTATTGTTGGCAGAGTTGGCCATCGGTCGTAGCGGACGTGGAAGCGCGGCTACTGCATTTGTACGAGCCGGAGGCGGGAAGAACTGGATGGCAGTCGGATTTCTGCAAGTCCTTGCACCATTTTTAATTCTTTCCTTTTATATTATTGTTGCAGGATGGACGTTGAACTACGCAATGATTGCCTTCAATGGACAATTGTTCAGTTCCAGTAATTATGCAGGTGAATTCAGCTCCTTTATATCTGGACCTATGCCAATTGTTTGGCAGGGGATAGCAATCCTTATAACGGCGGGTGTTGTTATTCTTGGAGTATCAGGCGGGATTGAGAAATTTAATAAGGTATTGATTCCTGGTCTGGTTGTTCTCCTAATTGTATTGATGATTCGTGCGGTTACCTTACCAGGTGCAAACGAAGGAGTAGCCTTTTTCCTAAAACCAGACTTTTCGGTGCTGACGGCGGAATCTGCGCTAGTCGCTTTGGGACATGCTTTCTTTTCATTGTCGCTTGGGATGGGAATTCTCCTGACTTACGGCTCTTATGTGGATAAAAAACAATCGCTAGGAACTGCTGCACTCGCAGTCGGGGCAGGAGATTTGTTATATGCGTTTATCGCAGGATTGATTATTTTTCCGACGACATTCTCATTTGGCATTGCTCCTGATCAAGGTCCTTCGCTAATTTTCATTGCTTTGCCAGCAGCTTTCTCAGCAATGCCATTTGGTGCATTCTTTGGTGGTTTGTTCTTTATCTTGCTGGCGATTGCCGCTTTAACTTCTGCCGTATCTCTGCTTGAGGTGCCTGTATCTTTCGCGATGGAGCGCTGGAATTGGAGCCGGAAACGTTCAGTTTGGATTTTGTCATTAGTATGTTTCCTCCTCAGTATTCCTTCGGCGATGTCACTGGGAATGGTCCCTGAGCTATCGTTTGGCGGCAAAGCGTTGTTCGATTGGGTGGATTTTGTAACTTCTAACATTATGTTGCCACTAGGCGGTTTGTTGGTTACCATCTTTGCCGGTTATTTCTGGAAAGGGGCAGCAGAAGCGGCTGGGCTTAAGGCAGGTTGGTTCCGCGTTTGGTTGTTTATGCTCCGGTATGTTGCGCCGATTCTGGTGTTCTTGGTGTTGCTTCATACTTCAGGGATTATTAAATTTTAA
- a CDS encoding carbohydrate ABC transporter permease encodes MYHKTIPYRIFSIINNVCLTILSVLCLLPLYHLLMVSLSASAPANAGLVTFWPIGFTFEAYAKTFNNVNFLNSLWVSVERTVLGTGLALVVNTVAAYALSKETRVFRARNVYLWYFVVTMLFSGGLIPGYILILKLGLMNSLMALILPGLVAVFNIILLLNFFRTVPKDLEEAAFIDGAGHFQTFVKIYLPVSLPVIATVSLFLMVGHWNAYFDGIIYIRDADKLPLATFMQTIIVQADMSKLDPAAVANLSQRTIRASQIFISALPILLVYPFLQRFFVTGIVVGAVKE; translated from the coding sequence ATGTACCATAAAACAATTCCATATCGAATATTCAGTATTATCAATAATGTGTGCTTGACTATCCTTTCCGTGCTCTGCCTGCTACCTTTGTACCACTTACTCATGGTATCTCTTAGTGCATCCGCACCTGCTAATGCTGGATTAGTCACATTCTGGCCGATTGGCTTTACCTTTGAAGCCTATGCAAAGACGTTTAATAATGTCAATTTCCTTAACTCCTTGTGGGTGTCTGTGGAACGGACAGTACTCGGAACAGGACTAGCGCTGGTAGTAAATACGGTTGCAGCTTATGCGCTGTCTAAGGAAACAAGAGTCTTTCGTGCAAGAAACGTTTATCTTTGGTATTTTGTTGTCACCATGCTGTTCAGCGGTGGTCTGATACCGGGTTACATTCTAATTCTGAAGCTTGGTCTTATGAATTCATTGATGGCACTTATTCTTCCTGGATTAGTTGCTGTATTTAACATCATTTTGCTTCTGAATTTCTTCCGTACCGTACCTAAAGATCTTGAGGAAGCAGCTTTTATTGATGGGGCAGGACACTTTCAGACCTTTGTGAAAATATATTTACCGGTCTCCTTACCTGTTATTGCAACCGTCTCTCTATTCCTTATGGTAGGACACTGGAACGCTTATTTTGACGGTATTATTTATATCAGAGATGCAGACAAGCTTCCGCTAGCGACGTTTATGCAGACGATTATCGTTCAGGCAGATATGTCTAAGCTTGATCCGGCAGCCGTTGCTAATTTATCACAACGAACCATCCGGGCCTCGCAGATTTTTATAAGTGCTTTGCCAATTCTATTGGTTTATCCTTTCCTGCAACGTTTCTTTGTAACTGGGATTGTGGTAGGTGCTGTAAAAGAATAA
- a CDS encoding ABC transporter permease — MEVNSIPQASLESQPSKKRKKGFNQPWILHFMVLPAAIMVFIFSYIPMSGILMAFQDYKPALGFFDSEWVGLKHFRYMWENDYFLSITWNTLFFACSKIVLNLIIPFIFALLLNEVRRMGLKRTIQTLVYLPHFLSWVTLSGILIDILAQTGIVNQFLTSVFGIKPIFFLGDGNWFRFTIIASDVWKEFGFNTIIFLAALSGINPSLYEAAEVDGAGRWKQTMYITIPALIPIAIVIATLALGNVLNANFDQIFNLYSPLIYQQGDIIDTFVYREGLLSGQFSFATAVNLFKSLISLVLIVVSYRLAYRFAGYRIF; from the coding sequence ATGGAGGTTAACTCGATACCACAGGCGAGCCTAGAAAGTCAGCCGAGTAAAAAAAGAAAAAAAGGCTTTAATCAACCATGGATTCTCCATTTTATGGTGTTGCCAGCGGCAATCATGGTTTTTATTTTTTCTTATATTCCGATGTCCGGAATTCTTATGGCATTTCAAGACTATAAACCTGCACTAGGTTTTTTTGATTCCGAGTGGGTCGGACTTAAGCATTTCAGGTACATGTGGGAGAATGATTATTTCCTGTCCATTACGTGGAATACGTTATTTTTTGCTTGCTCTAAAATTGTTTTGAACTTGATTATTCCGTTTATCTTCGCCTTATTGCTTAATGAGGTAAGAAGAATGGGCCTTAAAAGAACTATTCAAACACTCGTTTATCTTCCGCACTTTCTGTCTTGGGTTACACTTTCAGGGATTCTCATTGATATCCTTGCTCAGACAGGTATTGTCAATCAATTCCTCACATCTGTATTCGGCATCAAGCCGATTTTCTTCCTAGGAGACGGCAACTGGTTCAGGTTCACTATCATTGCTAGTGATGTTTGGAAAGAGTTTGGTTTCAATACGATTATCTTTTTAGCGGCACTTTCGGGTATCAATCCATCACTTTATGAAGCTGCTGAAGTGGATGGGGCGGGGCGTTGGAAACAAACGATGTATATCACAATTCCTGCGTTAATCCCAATCGCTATCGTAATCGCCACCTTGGCACTGGGTAATGTGCTCAACGCAAACTTTGACCAGATCTTTAACTTGTACAGTCCATTGATCTATCAGCAGGGAGATATCATTGATACTTTCGTGTATAGAGAAGGTCTACTAAGCGGACAGTTCAGTTTCGCAACCGCAGTTAATCTATTCAAATCGTTAATTAGCTTAGTCTTAATTGTAGTCTCTTACCGACTTGCTTATAGATTTGCAGGGTACAGAATTTTCTAG
- a CDS encoding sensor histidine kinase, which translates to MNLWKRFTILRGNLQSRFSLFAKINSLIILLFIPIIIMYTFSNNVTFEVVGKELQTSNTKQLTFLSNQIDSRINQMMDFTLILSRDPNVRAFNGLNVWEDRYDQMQTRYILQEKMVLQAGVTDIWPTRYAVHSQQNKDVIANYDRPIGYDEDYLKANMSGRWTYGDHGVESQGDLKSFYWFLTDSLAQPGTLTGSSLVIEASFSYTNIQNMLDSYKAGGQGDPFFYHKGEKPILNRSADKQLSDELVNYLDNHSPENTTQDVVKLNGKNYLVSSVKSASLDWHLVDVVPLYQILKPISLSRDLFYITMILLFVVGVSSSILLYRNVQYPIKKLVSGLQRVQQGDYSVRLHSNEQNEFSFLFRRFNDMSHQIQDLIENVFNEKIRAREATLKQLQAQINPHFLYNCLGYIINMAQMKDEDAVVSMAYNLSAYYRYTTRMERETASLEEEIKLLVNYLDIQKLRNGRIDYHIDIPEDMLSQSVPRLMLQPMVENSVIHGVAKSYSSGEIKISGEKSNGFCRIYIDDDGPGLNPDQLEALNRKMQEPLQEEMGCGLWNTNQRIIHLFGNHSSLTFKPSPLGGFRTEIIWEIPTEDDSYKLKEHQGD; encoded by the coding sequence ATGAATTTATGGAAGCGCTTTACAATACTTAGAGGAAACTTACAATCTCGATTTAGTCTGTTTGCCAAAATAAACAGCTTGATCATACTCCTATTCATTCCCATCATTATCATGTATACCTTTTCAAATAACGTCACCTTCGAGGTTGTTGGCAAAGAGTTGCAGACGTCCAATACGAAACAACTCACTTTTTTATCCAATCAGATCGATTCTCGAATTAATCAGATGATGGACTTCACCCTTATTCTCTCAAGAGATCCCAACGTCAGGGCATTCAATGGACTAAATGTATGGGAAGATCGATATGATCAGATGCAGACCAGATATATTCTCCAGGAAAAGATGGTGCTTCAAGCTGGGGTTACAGATATTTGGCCGACCAGATACGCCGTTCATTCACAGCAGAATAAAGATGTCATCGCCAATTACGACAGACCCATCGGGTATGATGAGGATTATTTAAAAGCAAATATGAGCGGAAGATGGACGTATGGTGATCATGGTGTGGAATCTCAAGGCGATTTAAAATCCTTTTACTGGTTCTTAACGGATTCCTTAGCTCAGCCGGGGACATTAACAGGAAGTAGCCTAGTCATTGAAGCCAGCTTCAGTTATACGAACATTCAGAACATGCTCGATTCGTACAAAGCAGGTGGGCAAGGCGATCCGTTCTTCTATCACAAAGGGGAGAAACCGATCCTCAACCGTAGCGCGGACAAGCAGCTATCCGACGAACTAGTTAATTACCTGGATAATCACTCTCCGGAGAATACAACTCAGGATGTAGTGAAGCTAAATGGGAAGAACTATTTGGTCAGTTCTGTGAAATCAGCCTCTTTGGATTGGCATCTAGTAGATGTTGTCCCCCTTTATCAAATTCTCAAACCGATTTCTCTTAGTCGAGATTTATTCTATATCACAATGATTCTGCTGTTTGTTGTGGGAGTATCCTCTTCCATTCTGCTGTATAGAAACGTTCAATATCCGATTAAAAAACTAGTCAGTGGTTTACAGCGCGTACAGCAAGGAGATTACTCCGTACGGCTTCATAGCAATGAGCAAAATGAGTTTTCGTTTCTGTTCCGTCGTTTTAACGATATGTCCCATCAAATTCAAGACCTGATAGAAAATGTATTTAATGAAAAGATCCGTGCTAGAGAAGCTACCCTCAAGCAGCTTCAAGCGCAAATTAATCCACATTTTCTCTATAACTGTCTTGGTTATATTATCAATATGGCCCAGATGAAAGATGAGGACGCAGTCGTCTCAATGGCTTATAATCTAAGTGCTTACTATCGTTATACCACCCGGATGGAACGGGAGACGGCTTCTTTGGAGGAAGAAATCAAGCTCTTAGTCAACTATTTAGATATCCAGAAACTGCGTAATGGCAGAATTGATTATCATATTGATATTCCTGAGGATATGCTTAGCCAATCTGTACCTCGCCTAATGCTTCAACCTATGGTGGAGAATTCTGTGATTCATGGAGTAGCGAAGTCCTATTCATCAGGTGAGATCAAGATTAGTGGTGAGAAGTCAAACGGTTTCTGTAGAATTTATATCGATGACGATGGTCCTGGCTTGAATCCCGATCAGCTAGAAGCATTAAACCGTAAAATGCAGGAGCCTTTGCAGGAGGAAATGGGTTGTGGTCTTTGGAATACAAATCAGCGGATCATTCACCTGTTCGGCAATCATTCAAGTCTTACCTTCAAGCCATCCCCTCTCGGTGGATTCCGAACAGAAATTATCTGGGAAATCCCAACTGAGGATGATAGTTATAAATTAAAGGAACATCAAGGAGACTAA
- a CDS encoding response regulator transcription factor has translation MQMIIVDDEAHWVDNLSMTKPWHTLGIEHVHKAYSAREALQIIDTHPIDIVISDIQMPEMTGIELIERIRKHNKKIKCIILSGHSEFDYAKKALQNKTVDYLLKPPTDDELLGAVKNAINQLNAEWELISSLKRTQFTLRENLPVLRGRLLLDALQGHRFQAGEWERKLVSYDLPFQSGEAALMLVRMEEEFREFDNTDQTLIEYAIINMAEEIMGEFMEVWGVKEEHGYLVFLLQLKEQGADLGKESILEKLSLQLQYKVKQFLKGSLSIVITEWFKFPEQLSNRFHQASSSFRQIVGDEREFIMRVSDLELPSTQGPLDALYTPPSLIHLLESGHWDAAEEKLLAVCAELDEKWSESWEHCMEAGFLITASFTNLAHRNGHTLANLMGTDIEALQSGDAFTSISKLRKWSLSVLANLKEGTSNEIKDIRSEYVKKIQDYTDKNLHDDVSLRVLADHVNLHPTHLSKIYKIETGEGISDYISRLRMDRACHKLKTTNKKVYEISMEIGYMDPAYFIKVFKRQFGVTPQEYRDTNK, from the coding sequence ATGCAGATGATCATAGTAGACGACGAAGCACACTGGGTAGATAATCTTTCCATGACTAAACCCTGGCATACGCTAGGAATTGAACATGTGCATAAAGCTTATTCCGCACGTGAAGCGCTACAAATTATCGATACGCATCCCATTGATATAGTAATCTCAGATATTCAAATGCCAGAAATGACGGGAATCGAATTGATAGAGCGGATAAGAAAACATAACAAAAAAATTAAATGTATTATTTTATCCGGCCATTCAGAATTCGATTATGCCAAAAAAGCACTTCAGAACAAGACCGTGGATTACTTGCTTAAACCGCCGACTGATGACGAATTGCTCGGAGCAGTCAAAAATGCGATCAATCAATTGAATGCTGAATGGGAGCTTATAAGTTCTCTTAAACGAACCCAGTTTACCCTCCGTGAGAACCTCCCTGTTTTACGGGGGCGATTGCTACTGGATGCCTTACAAGGTCATCGTTTTCAAGCCGGTGAATGGGAACGGAAGCTCGTGAGTTACGATCTGCCCTTTCAATCCGGAGAAGCCGCATTGATGCTGGTACGAATGGAAGAAGAATTCAGAGAATTTGATAATACCGATCAAACCTTGATTGAATATGCGATTATTAATATGGCTGAAGAGATTATGGGAGAATTTATGGAAGTCTGGGGCGTTAAAGAGGAACATGGATATCTTGTGTTTCTGCTCCAGCTTAAAGAACAAGGAGCTGACCTTGGAAAAGAATCCATATTAGAGAAGCTTTCTTTACAACTTCAATATAAGGTCAAGCAATTTCTGAAAGGCTCACTATCCATTGTAATCACGGAGTGGTTCAAGTTTCCTGAGCAGCTGTCGAATCGTTTTCATCAGGCCTCCTCCTCTTTCCGCCAAATTGTCGGAGATGAGCGAGAATTCATTATGCGGGTCAGTGACTTGGAGCTTCCCTCAACACAAGGGCCTTTAGACGCTCTTTATACTCCACCCTCTTTGATTCATCTACTGGAGAGTGGACATTGGGATGCGGCCGAAGAGAAATTGCTTGCCGTCTGTGCCGAGCTGGATGAGAAATGGTCTGAATCCTGGGAGCATTGCATGGAAGCTGGCTTTTTAATTACTGCTTCTTTCACGAATCTTGCACATCGCAATGGTCATACGCTAGCAAACTTAATGGGGACCGATATAGAAGCGTTACAAAGTGGGGATGCTTTTACCAGCATTAGTAAACTAAGAAAATGGTCGCTAAGTGTTCTAGCCAATCTAAAAGAAGGCACATCCAACGAAATCAAAGACATACGTTCCGAGTATGTAAAGAAAATTCAAGATTATACGGATAAGAACTTACATGATGATGTATCATTACGTGTTCTCGCTGACCATGTAAACCTCCATCCGACCCATTTATCAAAAATTTATAAGATTGAAACAGGTGAAGGCATTAGCGATTATATCTCGCGCTTGCGGATGGATCGTGCCTGTCATAAGCTGAAGACCACCAATAAAAAAGTCTATGAAATCAGCATGGAGATTGGATATATGGACCCTGCTTATTTTATCAAAGTATTCAAACGGCAGTTTGGGGTAACGCCGCAGGAATATAGAGATACTAACAAATAA
- a CDS encoding ABC transporter substrate-binding protein, with amino-acid sequence MIKFKKMWSVLTVTALITLTACGSSGTSNENAKNGNATNNTQSEADAAFAKGKYDPPIEFSAVLMPKKYVQGDTKENNVHDRWMLETLGMKHKDTWYPANDDQYRQKLQLAIASGEKLPDFVFAPTNAVLTNQLIDSGQFIAIDELFDKYANKILKDHVAAHPELWYPFTKDGKKYNLPILEYTDNDDTLLWLREDWMEKLKLEAPKTIADLENIMDKFKNENPDGLAPKDVYPLAISLKNNTNTWMGQLDWLFGAYGTIEEQWNKDKDGNLEYGSINPGAKQALAKLSEWMDKGYIHTDSALWDEGKSAESFTKGAAGILPGANWVPDWPAPDLMKNVPGAKIKGYPVPAGPDGLIGTKWQNSGVNASIMINKDAKHPEAIFLYYNYLLDNLANPAAGSQYEYGFAKGYDWDMIDGEPTSDKDKIKDFSNEFPFLTGPARIPDLFMKTLVKLADGETPVTPYEKQMAEFRKPENWAAGKVVMSQLDVRKQNYFTGAATPTMVSKWNLLRQSEMETFNKIIYGKLPVDSFDQFVANWKSNGGDQITKEVNEWFKSVSAQ; translated from the coding sequence ATGATCAAGTTCAAGAAAATGTGGTCGGTTCTCACGGTCACAGCACTTATCACTCTCACAGCATGTGGCAGTAGCGGCACATCTAATGAGAATGCCAAAAATGGTAACGCTACCAATAATACCCAATCCGAAGCAGATGCTGCTTTCGCAAAAGGCAAATACGATCCACCGATCGAGTTCAGTGCCGTATTGATGCCTAAGAAGTATGTTCAAGGTGATACCAAAGAAAACAACGTTCACGATCGCTGGATGCTTGAAACATTGGGTATGAAGCATAAAGATACTTGGTATCCTGCAAATGACGATCAATACAGACAAAAGCTTCAACTTGCCATTGCTTCCGGCGAAAAGCTTCCTGATTTCGTTTTTGCACCAACTAACGCAGTATTGACCAATCAGCTTATTGATTCCGGTCAGTTCATCGCTATTGATGAGTTGTTTGATAAGTATGCAAACAAAATTCTGAAAGATCACGTTGCAGCACATCCAGAACTTTGGTACCCATTCACTAAAGACGGTAAGAAATATAATCTGCCGATCCTTGAATATACCGACAATGATGATACGCTCTTGTGGTTACGTGAAGATTGGATGGAAAAGCTGAAGCTGGAAGCGCCTAAGACCATCGCCGATCTTGAGAACATCATGGATAAATTTAAGAACGAAAACCCTGATGGGTTAGCGCCTAAAGATGTGTACCCGCTTGCAATTTCTTTGAAAAACAACACAAATACCTGGATGGGCCAACTAGACTGGTTATTCGGGGCATACGGTACAATTGAGGAACAATGGAACAAAGATAAAGATGGCAATCTTGAATATGGTTCCATTAACCCAGGTGCTAAGCAAGCACTCGCAAAGCTTAGCGAATGGATGGATAAAGGATATATTCACACGGACTCCGCCCTTTGGGATGAAGGTAAATCCGCTGAGAGCTTCACGAAAGGTGCAGCTGGTATTCTGCCAGGCGCCAACTGGGTTCCAGACTGGCCAGCTCCCGATCTTATGAAGAATGTACCTGGAGCGAAGATTAAAGGTTATCCGGTTCCAGCAGGACCAGATGGTTTGATTGGAACCAAATGGCAGAATTCCGGTGTAAATGCTAGTATCATGATTAACAAGGATGCTAAGCATCCAGAAGCTATTTTCTTGTACTATAACTACTTGCTTGATAACTTAGCTAACCCTGCTGCAGGCAGTCAATATGAATATGGCTTTGCTAAAGGTTACGACTGGGATATGATTGATGGAGAACCAACAAGTGATAAAGACAAGATTAAAGACTTCTCCAATGAATTCCCATTCTTAACAGGTCCGGCCCGTATTCCTGATCTGTTTATGAAGACTTTGGTTAAACTTGCTGACGGCGAGACACCTGTAACACCTTATGAAAAACAAATGGCAGAGTTCCGTAAACCAGAAAACTGGGCGGCAGGAAAAGTGGTTATGTCACAACTAGACGTTCGTAAACAAAACTACTTTACTGGTGCTGCTACACCAACGATGGTTTCCAAATGGAACCTGCTTCGTCAGTCCGAAATGGAAACTTTCAACAAAATTATTTATGGCAAACTGCCAGTAGACTCCTTTGACCAATTCGTTGCCAATTGGAAATCCAATGGCGGTGACCAAATCACTAAAGAAGTTAACGAATGGTTCAAGTCTGTATCCGCGCAATAA
- a CDS encoding CDP-alcohol phosphatidyltransferase family protein yields MMKGIPNGITFGRIILAMLLLFLKPLSLAFLVIYILCGVTDLIDGPIARMTNTTSSLGAKLDSAADMILLAVSLFTLYPLLGLTLEIMIWIFMIAVIRITSIGVALRRFKTYASIHTYGNKLTGLLLFITPLWLLHIDHTIWNVFVCIIATISAVEEFIIQFTSKQLQLDRKGLFIKN; encoded by the coding sequence ATGATGAAGGGAATACCCAATGGAATTACGTTTGGCAGAATCATTTTGGCAATGTTGTTGTTATTCCTCAAGCCGCTAAGTTTGGCCTTCCTTGTAATTTATATCCTTTGCGGGGTCACCGATCTGATCGATGGACCTATTGCTAGAATGACGAACACAACAAGTAGCCTTGGAGCAAAACTGGATTCCGCAGCCGACATGATACTGTTAGCGGTCTCCTTATTTACACTATATCCGCTTCTGGGACTTACGCTCGAAATCATGATATGGATCTTCATGATCGCGGTCATCCGTATAACATCGATAGGAGTTGCCCTCCGAAGATTCAAAACTTACGCAAGCATTCACACCTATGGCAATAAACTGACCGGACTCCTCTTATTTATAACTCCTCTATGGCTTCTCCACATCGATCACACCATTTGGAATGTCTTTGTATGTATCATTGCTACCATATCCGCCGTGGAGGAATTCATCATCCAATTCACTTCAAAACAATTACAGTTAGACCGAAAAGGATTGTTTATTAAAAATTGA